From Streptomyces sp. HUAS MG91, the proteins below share one genomic window:
- a CDS encoding aldo/keto reductase, with translation MGVRLLTHNAKERHLVSKVPPIILNNGVEMPQLGFGVWQVPDDEAERAVATALEAGYRSIDTAAIYGNEEGTGKAIAASGVPREELFVTTKLWNADQGHDATLRAFDQSLDKLGLDYVDLYLIHWPLPSKDLYVDTYKAFEKIYADGRAKAIGVSNFLPEHLDRLTAETSIIPAVNQIELHPHLQQHASRERHAELGIATEAWSPLGQGKGLLEVPAIVAIAQKHGRTPAQVVLRWHVQLGNVVIPKSVTPSRIAENIDVFGFELDTEDLGAISALNEDRRLGPNPAEFDVA, from the coding sequence ATGGGAGTACGACTGTTGACTCACAACGCGAAGGAACGACACCTCGTGAGCAAGGTTCCCCCGATCATCCTGAACAACGGCGTCGAGATGCCCCAGCTCGGCTTCGGCGTGTGGCAGGTGCCGGACGACGAGGCCGAGCGGGCCGTCGCGACGGCGCTTGAGGCCGGGTACCGGAGCATCGACACCGCCGCGATCTACGGCAACGAAGAGGGCACCGGCAAGGCGATCGCCGCGTCGGGCGTGCCCCGCGAGGAGCTCTTCGTCACCACCAAGCTGTGGAACGCGGACCAGGGTCACGACGCGACGCTCCGCGCCTTCGACCAGTCCCTCGACAAGCTCGGTCTCGACTACGTGGACCTGTACCTGATCCACTGGCCGCTGCCGTCCAAGGACCTGTACGTGGACACGTACAAGGCGTTCGAGAAGATCTACGCGGACGGCCGCGCCAAGGCCATCGGCGTCTCGAACTTCCTGCCGGAGCACCTGGACCGGCTGACGGCGGAGACCTCGATCATCCCGGCGGTCAACCAGATCGAGCTGCACCCCCACCTCCAGCAGCACGCCTCGCGCGAGCGCCACGCGGAGCTGGGCATCGCGACCGAGGCCTGGTCGCCGCTCGGCCAGGGCAAGGGCCTCCTGGAGGTCCCGGCCATCGTGGCGATCGCCCAGAAGCACGGCCGTACGCCGGCCCAGGTCGTCCTGCGCTGGCACGTCCAGCTGGGCAACGTGGTGATCCCGAAGTCGGTGACGCCGTCGCGCATCGCGGAGAACATCGACGTCTTCGGCTTCGAGCTGGACACCGAGGACCTCGGCGCGATCTCCGCGCTCAACGAGGACCGGCGGCTCGGCCCGAACCCGGCGGAGTTCGACGTGGCCTGA
- a CDS encoding class I SAM-dependent methyltransferase, whose translation MAHGHDHGHEQGHGHGHGHAHDHGKDMDWSQMIPHLERGAEVYAPLYTEALSWLRASRPGGTGLIVDAGAGPGAISLQLAQAFPDARIIAADPEEALLARATERFAAAGLADRTGTLRVELPDAVDELPDDADLIWAARSLHHVGDQRAAIAALAGRLAPGGTLALVEGGLPLRSLPRDFGIGRPGLETRADAIEDEWFDEMRRSLPGAEQHVEDWPALLTAAGLEGAQSRTFLLDLPAPLSAAGREMLVDMWQRRRGVFEEALAADDIAALDRLLDPEDELGLYRREDVFLLVAHTVHTAVKG comes from the coding sequence CACGGGCACGAGCAGGGCCACGGGCACGGACACGGTCACGCGCACGACCACGGCAAGGACATGGACTGGTCCCAGATGATCCCGCACCTGGAGCGCGGCGCGGAGGTCTACGCCCCCCTGTACACCGAGGCCCTGTCCTGGCTGCGCGCGTCGCGGCCCGGCGGCACCGGACTGATCGTCGACGCGGGCGCGGGCCCCGGCGCGATCTCCCTGCAACTGGCCCAGGCCTTCCCGGACGCCCGGATCATCGCCGCCGACCCGGAGGAGGCCCTGCTCGCCCGGGCCACCGAGCGGTTCGCCGCGGCCGGCCTCGCCGACCGCACCGGCACCCTGCGCGTGGAGCTGCCCGACGCGGTGGACGAGCTGCCGGACGACGCCGATCTGATCTGGGCGGCGCGGTCGCTGCACCACGTCGGCGACCAGCGGGCCGCGATCGCCGCCCTCGCCGGCCGGCTCGCCCCCGGCGGCACCCTCGCCCTCGTCGAGGGCGGCCTGCCGCTGCGCAGCCTGCCCCGCGACTTCGGCATCGGCCGCCCAGGCCTGGAGACGCGGGCGGACGCCATCGAGGACGAGTGGTTCGACGAGATGCGCCGCTCGTTGCCCGGCGCCGAGCAGCACGTCGAGGACTGGCCCGCCCTCCTCACGGCCGCCGGACTCGAGGGCGCGCAGTCCCGCACGTTCCTCCTCGACCTCCCGGCGCCCCTGTCGGCGGCCGGCCGCGAGATGTTGGTCGACATGTGGCAGCGGCGCCGCGGCGTCTTCGAGGAGGCCCTGGCCGCCGACGACATCGCGGCCCTGGACCGGCTCCTCGACCCGGAGGACGAGCTGGGCCTGTACCGCCGCGAGGATGTGTTCCTGCTGGTCGCGCACACGGTGCACACCGCCGTGAAGGGCTGA